Proteins co-encoded in one Cytophaga hutchinsonii ATCC 33406 genomic window:
- the asnB gene encoding asparagine synthase (glutamine-hydrolyzing) has protein sequence MCGITGFISIKWGSDELHSMTRRLQHRGPDAEGFYINESVHLGHRRLSILDLSVAANQPFFSKDKRYVMVFNGEVFNYKELAVKYAIPTDTTSDTEVILELFALQGPAAFQEFNGMFAIAIWDTYEKKLTLLRDRFGIKPVCYYDGPDGFGFASEIKSLLELPIPRLINSEALADYLFLEYIPKPNTIFQNIKKLTNGCYLEVTDGVRVAVKAFYDIREKYDPKPLKEKEGLEEFHHLLSDAVKSRMISDVPIGAFLSGGVDSSLVVSKFQENSTLPVETFTIGFDEKQYDESAYAKKVSELLKTNHHEYRLPAEDVFSVLKDAIEFYDEPFAVSSVLPSLLISKVSRQHTTVALTGDGADELFMGYNTYYWYNRIETLKRIGGKASLKLAGNIFKMFGGKPAIKSRLFEGWADKHPYINLWSQEQQMFTQQEIGKLLNYRYTHETTIPYWESLEKISLNNEQAVSFFDIQHYLADDLMYKMDIASMRHGLEVRCPFLDYNLVEFAVNLPLELKINNGTQKYILKKALEKYIPQSLIYRTKWGFSAPSEEWLKRSHTYLIDHYLDPARISAQGIFNAQEIQKLIASFRSGHYYHGKRLWSLVIFQLWYEQYMVAK, from the coding sequence ATGTGCGGAATTACTGGTTTTATTTCTATTAAATGGGGTTCGGATGAACTTCACAGCATGACTCGCAGGCTTCAGCACCGGGGACCGGATGCGGAAGGTTTTTATATAAATGAATCTGTTCACTTAGGCCACCGCCGTTTAAGTATACTGGATCTGTCTGTTGCGGCTAATCAGCCGTTCTTCTCTAAAGACAAACGCTATGTGATGGTCTTCAACGGAGAAGTATTCAATTACAAAGAACTTGCCGTTAAATATGCTATTCCAACAGATACAACGAGTGATACGGAAGTTATTCTCGAACTGTTTGCCTTGCAAGGCCCTGCAGCCTTTCAGGAATTCAACGGGATGTTTGCCATTGCAATATGGGATACATATGAAAAAAAATTAACGCTGTTACGTGATCGCTTCGGAATTAAACCGGTTTGTTATTACGACGGACCAGACGGCTTTGGTTTTGCATCTGAAATAAAATCGCTGCTTGAATTACCGATTCCGCGACTGATCAACAGCGAAGCGCTTGCTGATTATTTATTCCTTGAATACATTCCCAAACCAAATACCATTTTTCAAAACATTAAAAAGCTAACGAATGGCTGTTACCTGGAAGTTACTGATGGTGTACGTGTCGCGGTAAAAGCTTTTTACGACATTCGTGAAAAATACGATCCGAAACCGTTAAAAGAAAAAGAAGGCCTGGAGGAATTTCATCACCTCCTTTCAGATGCGGTGAAATCCCGTATGATCAGTGATGTGCCTATTGGTGCGTTTTTGAGCGGTGGCGTTGACTCTTCGCTGGTGGTTTCCAAATTTCAGGAAAACAGTACGCTGCCTGTCGAAACATTTACCATTGGTTTTGATGAGAAACAATATGATGAAAGTGCTTACGCAAAAAAGGTTTCTGAACTATTAAAAACAAATCACCACGAATACCGGCTGCCGGCAGAAGATGTTTTTTCTGTTCTGAAAGATGCCATAGAATTTTATGATGAACCCTTTGCGGTTTCTTCTGTATTGCCAAGCCTGCTGATCTCAAAGGTAAGCCGCCAGCATACAACTGTTGCATTGACCGGCGATGGTGCCGATGAATTATTCATGGGTTATAATACCTATTACTGGTATAACCGCATTGAAACCTTAAAACGGATTGGCGGTAAAGCATCTCTCAAACTTGCCGGAAACATATTTAAAATGTTTGGAGGAAAACCTGCAATCAAATCCCGTTTGTTTGAAGGCTGGGCAGATAAACATCCTTATATAAATCTTTGGTCGCAGGAACAGCAAATGTTTACCCAGCAAGAGATCGGAAAATTATTGAATTACAGATATACGCATGAAACAACCATTCCTTATTGGGAATCTCTGGAAAAAATTTCTCTCAATAACGAACAGGCTGTTTCTTTTTTTGACATACAGCATTACCTCGCAGATGATCTGATGTACAAAATGGACATCGCATCTATGCGGCATGGCTTAGAAGTGCGTTGCCCGTTTCTTGATTATAATCTCGTGGAATTTGCGGTTAATCTGCCGCTGGAATTAAAAATCAACAACGGCACACAAAAATACATTCTTAAAAAAGCGCTTGAAAAATATATTCCTCAATCGTTGATCTACCGCACCAAATGGGGCTTTTCTGCACCTTCTGAAGAGTGGCTTAAAAGATCTCATACGTATCTCATCGATCATTATTTAGATCCGGCAAGAATTAGTGCGCAGGGGATTTTTAATGCCCAAGAAATTCAGA